One window of Triticum dicoccoides isolate Atlit2015 ecotype Zavitan chromosome 5A, WEW_v2.0, whole genome shotgun sequence genomic DNA carries:
- the LOC119302533 gene encoding E3 ubiquitin-protein ligase BIG BROTHER-like isoform X1 yields the protein MAAPNTYAVHLSSETHKIEAWCESDEALAKQLQEEEDSLATREFAGSVSLEPSSPAVEYRPANNAAQVATEDNVDPDNMSYEQLQAIGEEVGTQSRGLSDDLISYLEPFRNKCNFFSCKKNTDEYVTVSFTLNRSSFCNPMMNNNRVIPPCRCVICKSSYKSLQKLIRLPCSHCYHANCITRWLKINKACPVCNEEVFG from the exons ATGGCAGCTCCGAATACCTACGCCGTCCATCTCTCCTCGGAGACCCACAAGATCGAGGCCTGGTGCGAATCGGACGAGGCTTTGGCTAAGCAACTGCAGGAGGAGGAGGATTCGCTCGCTACAAGGGAATTTGCCG GCAGCGTGTCCTTGGAACCATCATCACCAGCTGTTGAGTATAGGCCTGCCAATAATGCAGCTCAG GTGGCGACAGAAGATAATGTCGATCCGGATAATATGTCATACGAG CAACTGCAAGCAATCGGTGAAGAAGTAGGAACTCAGTCCAGAGGATTATCTGATGACCTGATCAGCTACCTGGAGCCttttaggaacaaatgtaactTCTTCTCCTGCAAAAAGAATACCGATGAGTACGTGACAGTTAGTTTTACTCTGAATCGATCATCATTTTGTAACCCTATGATGAACAATAATCGTGTGATACCCCCATGCAGATGTGTGATCTGCAAATCGAGCTATAAAAGCCTACAGAAGTTGATAAGATTGCCCTGCAGCCATTGTTACCATGCAAATTGCATAACTCGCTGGCTTAAGATTAACAAG GCATGCCCAGTCTGCAATGAGGAGGTATTCGGTTAA
- the LOC119302533 gene encoding E3 ubiquitin-protein ligase BIG BROTHER-like isoform X2 has product MAAPNTYAVHLSSETHKIEAWCESDEALAKQLQEEEDSLATREFAGSVSLEPSSPAVEYRPANNAAQVATEDNVDPDNMSYEQLQAIGEEVGTQSRGLSDDLISYLEPFRNKCNFFSCKKNTDECVICKSSYKSLQKLIRLPCSHCYHANCITRWLKINKACPVCNEEVFG; this is encoded by the exons ATGGCAGCTCCGAATACCTACGCCGTCCATCTCTCCTCGGAGACCCACAAGATCGAGGCCTGGTGCGAATCGGACGAGGCTTTGGCTAAGCAACTGCAGGAGGAGGAGGATTCGCTCGCTACAAGGGAATTTGCCG GCAGCGTGTCCTTGGAACCATCATCACCAGCTGTTGAGTATAGGCCTGCCAATAATGCAGCTCAG GTGGCGACAGAAGATAATGTCGATCCGGATAATATGTCATACGAG CAACTGCAAGCAATCGGTGAAGAAGTAGGAACTCAGTCCAGAGGATTATCTGATGACCTGATCAGCTACCTGGAGCCttttaggaacaaatgtaactTCTTCTCCTGCAAAAAGAATACCGATGA ATGTGTGATCTGCAAATCGAGCTATAAAAGCCTACAGAAGTTGATAAGATTGCCCTGCAGCCATTGTTACCATGCAAATTGCATAACTCGCTGGCTTAAGATTAACAAG GCATGCCCAGTCTGCAATGAGGAGGTATTCGGTTAA
- the LOC119302532 gene encoding F-box protein PP2-A13-like translates to MGAVGSSASRGGGTALGDLPENCVAEVMLRLNPTEICGMARLSRTFRAAASGDAVWEAKLPRNYARLLAAAAGDEEAAALEAEAIPKKEVYARLSRRNSLDGGTKEFWLDKAGGGTCMTIYSRALSITGIDDRRYWNFIPNDESRFRSVAYLSQIWWFEVRGEVEFCFPEGTYSLFFRIHLGRPFKRLGRRVYSAEHIHGWDVKPVRFQLSTSDGQQAQSKCYLTDPGVWIYHHVGDFVVKDSNEPLNIQFAMVQIDCTHTKGGLCMDSVVIKPKCLARKKGTGSYE, encoded by the exons ATGGGCGCCGTGGGGTCGTCCGCGAGCCGGGGCGGGGGCACGGCGCTGGGGGACCTGCCGGAGAACTGCGTCGCCGAGGTGATGCTCAGGCTGAACCCGACGGAGATCTGCGGGATGGCGCGGCTCAGCCGCACCTTCCGCGCCGCCGCGTCCGGGGACGCCGTCTGGGAGGCCAAGCTGCCGCGCAACTACGcgcgcctcctcgccgccgccgccggagacgagGAGGCCGCCGCGTTGGAggcggaggccatccccaagaaggagGTGTACGCGCGGCTCTCCCGCCGCAACTCCCTCGACGGCGGCACCAAG GAGTTCTGGCTCGACAAGGCTGGTGGAGGCACCTGCATGACAATTTATTCGAGGGCGCTTTCGATAACAGGCATCGATGACAGGAGATACTGGAACTTCATTCCAAATGATGAATCAAG GTTCCGTTCGGTTGCTTATCTGTCGCAAATCTGGTGGTTTGAAGTCAGAGGGGAGGTTGAGTTCTGCTTCCCAGAAGGTACATACAGCCTGTTTTTCCGAATTCATCTAGGCAGGCCTTTCAAGCGGCTCGGTCGCCGGGTTTACAGTGCCGAGCACATCCATGGGTGGGACGTCAAGCCGGTGCGCTTCCAGCTATCGACTTCGGACGGGCAGCAGGCCCAGTCCAAGTGTTACCTAACTGATCCAGGTGTCTGGATCTATCATCATGTCGGCGATTTCGTCGTGAAGGACTCGAACGAGCCACTGAATATCCAGTTTGCAATGGTTCAGATAGATTGCACACACACAAAAGGAGGCCTGTGTATGGATTCAGTGGTTATAAAACCCAAATGCCTTGCGCGGAAAAAGGGAACTGGAAGTTATGAGTAG